In a single window of the Hirundo rustica isolate bHirRus1 chromosome 7, bHirRus1.pri.v3, whole genome shotgun sequence genome:
- the LOC120755159 gene encoding aryl hydrocarbon receptor-like isoform X2: protein MYAGRRRRKPVPRPTRPGPAEGGGGGSNPSKRHRERLNRELERLARLLPFPPDVAAGLDKLSVLRLSAGFLRARSFFDVALKNPADKEAQRDRACGTGPAPGLAAVPEGELLLQALNGFVLVVTSEGLIFYSSHTIQDYLGFHQADVMHQSVFELIHTEDHPEFRRNLHWALDPPHTPEVGKGLDSSAVIYKPDQLPPENSSFLERSFVCRFRCLLDNSSGFLALNLQGRLKFLHGRNKRSEDGSVLPPQLALFAISTPLQPPSILQIRTKSMIFRTKHKLDFTPLACDPKGKIILGYTEAELRMCGSGYQFVHAADTLYCAENHVRMMKTGESGLTVFRLLTKDNHWKWVQANARLVYKNGKPEYIVVTQRPLVDEEGGEYLRKRSMHLPFTFATGEALLYQSAHPLPGLPDLFQSKGKPSKFKKPSCSHVGRSQKNGIDPQSLLGKAVYTSHPAPTQDPSFSSTFQLGLVSLPSAGGDAWSMGRDPVSSRGNGLQEKLLENPLLATMDSLSVKRDESCSNKLFSALEGLGLNAEDLELLLLDEKMVMVSMDRDQSPSLNSLASNQILSYVPSCPVDEHEGEQQVCPLPGMPSSPQGGTAPCHTENKDSKCHLAQHAGQPSTALGQPPIPLWGQPIGAVPGLLPELAEQEELSSGSQWGLVGEETVLHFFQPAQGAPWDRAPSSALEAPCPQEPSGAQQLQGDFPAVQPSQEDTHQSFSLSSLCQGCVAPPGQRKHHHLLMNGRCGTSPNSSPHPSPWQDYVCPLLGSPARPGIYGLSQDLLSQPQGCLGPGPGLPPQHFNLNGLCSMEAVGTGDSWEEMSSYPRCSPPSYQLIPEKPLSPLPFVPQHPFPSSAAGQFGSIGSPLETSYGGHTSALSQEGRHKPHSTCGLPSSPMGLPQDCPVLGGSLALPCQPQLPDPPHASRGYFCL, encoded by the exons TTGCTCTGAAGAATCCTGCTGACAAAGAagcccagagggacagagcCTGTGGCACCGGACCAGCTCCAGGCTTGGCAGCAGTTCCAGAGggtgagctgctcctgcag GCTCTCAATGGCTTCGTGCTGGTGGTGACATCAGAAGGGCTGATATTTTACTCCTCACATACAATCCAGGATTATCTAGGATTTCATCAG GCCGATGTCATGCACCAGAGTGTCTTTGAGCTCATCCACACCGAGGACCATCCGGAGTTCAGACGCAACCTCCACTGGGCCCTGGACCCACCACACACTCCTGAGG TGGGGAAGGGTCTTGACTCTTCTGCTGTCATCTACAAACCAGATCAGCTGCCCCCAGAAAACTCCTCCTTCCTGGAGAGGAGCTTTGTGTGCCGCTTTCGCTGCCTCCTGGATAATTCCTCTGGCTTCCTG GCTTTAAACCTTCAAGGCAGGTTGAAATTCCTTCATGGGCGAAACAAAAGATCTGAAGATGGCTCTGTACTGCCCCCCCAGCTCGCTCTGTTCGCCATCTCCACGCCTCTGCAGCCCCCGTCCATCCTGCAGATCCGAACCAAGAGCATGATCTTCAGGACCAAGCACAAGCTGGACTTCACCCCCTTGGCATGTGATCCCAA GGGAAAGATCATCCTGGGCTACACTGAGGCAGAGCTGCGGATGTGTGGCTCCGGCTACCAGTTTGTCCACGCTGCTGACACGCTGTACTGTGCCGAGAACCACGTCAGGA TGATGAAGACGGGGGAGAGCGGCCTGACGGTGTTCCGGCTGCTGACCAAGGACAACCACTGGAAGTGGGTGCAGGCCAACGCACGGCTCGTCTACAAGAACGGCAAACCCGAGTACATTGTGGTCACACAGAGACCCCTCGT AGATGAAGAAGGAGGAGAGTACCTTCGGAAGCGGTCCATGCATCTTCCCTTTACCTTTGCTACAGGAGAGGCGCTTCTATACCAAAGTGCTCACCCTCTCCCAGGCTTACCTGACCTTTTCCAGAGTAAAGGGAAACCCAGCAAGTTCAAGAAGCCCTCCTGCAGCCATGTAGGGCGCTCCCAGAAGAATGGCATTGACCCCCAGTCTCTGCTCGGCAAGGCGGTGTACACCTCGCACCCAGCTCCCACTCAGGACCCTTCCTTCAGCAGCACTTTCCAGCTTGGGCTTGTGTCCTTGCCAAGTGCAGGAGGGGATGCTTGGAGTATGGGCAGAGATCCAGTTTCTTCAAGGGGCAACGGCCTCcaagagaagctgctggagaacCCTCTCTTGGCCACCATGGACTCACTCTCAGTTAAGAGAGATGAGAGCTGTTCCAACAAGCTCTTCAGTGCTTTGGAGGGTCTGGGCTTGAATGCTGAGGAcctggagctcctgctgctggatgagaAAATGGTGATGGTCAGTATGGACCGAGACCAGTCCCCATCTCTAAACAGCCTGGCTAGCAACCAGATTCTCTCCTACGTTCCCAGCTGTCCAGTGGATGAGCATGAGGGAGAACAGCAGGTGTGTCCCCTGCCAGGCATGCCCTCCAGCCCACAGGGAGGCACTGCTCCATGCCACACGGAGAACAAGGACTCAAAGTGCCACCTGGCACAGCATGCAGggcagcccagcactgccctgggccagCCCCCCATCCCTCTGTGGGGGCAGCCCATcggtgctgtgccagggctgctcccagagctggctgagcaggaagagctctccagtggctcccagtggGGACTAGTTGGGGAGGAGACTGTACTCCACTTcttccagccagcacagggcGCCCCCTGGGACAGGgcccccagctcagccctggaaGCCCCCTGCCCACAGGAGCCATCTGgggcccagcagctgcagggagactTCCCAGCTGTGCAGCCCTCCCAAGAGGATACCCACCAGTCCTTCTCCCTGTCCAGCCTGTGCCAAGGTTGTGTGGCACCACCAGGCCAGCGGAAACATCATCACTTGCTGATGAATGGGAGGTGTGGCACCAGCCCCAACTCCTCTCCACACCCCAGTCCATGGCAGGACTATGTTTGCCCCCTCCTGGGGTCTCCAGCTCGGCCTGGCATTTATGGCCTCAGCCAAGACttgctctcccagccccagggctgttTGGGCCCTGGGCCTGGCTTGCCTCCACAGCACTTTAACCTGAATGGATTATGCAGCATGGAAGCTGTGGGCACTGGGGACTCCTGGGAAGAGATGTCTTCATACCCCAGGTGTTCTCCCCCTTCCTACCAGCTTATTCCTGAGAAGCCGCTGAGCCCTCTTCCCTTTGTGCCCCAGCAccctttccccagctcagctgcagggcAGTTTGGGAGCATTGGCAGCCCTCTGGAGACTTCATATGGGGGACACACCTCTGCACTGAGCCAGGAGGGCAGGCACAAG ccccacagcacctGTGGTTTGCCCAGCTCTCCCATGGGACTGCCCCAAGACTGCCCAGTGCTGGGGGGAAGtctggcactgccctgccagcctcagCTGCCAGATCCCCCTCATGCTTCCAGGGGATACTTCTGTCTCTAG
- the LOC120755159 gene encoding aryl hydrocarbon receptor-like isoform X1 yields MYAGRRRRKPVPRPTRPGPAEGGGGGSNPSKRHRERLNRELERLARLLPFPPDVAAGLDKLSVLRLSAGFLRARSFFDVALKNPADKEAQRDRACGTGPAPGLAAVPEGELLLQALNGFVLVVTSEGLIFYSSHTIQDYLGFHQADVMHQSVFELIHTEDHPEFRRNLHWALDPPHTPEGEPSPAVGKGLDSSAVIYKPDQLPPENSSFLERSFVCRFRCLLDNSSGFLALNLQGRLKFLHGRNKRSEDGSVLPPQLALFAISTPLQPPSILQIRTKSMIFRTKHKLDFTPLACDPKGKIILGYTEAELRMCGSGYQFVHAADTLYCAENHVRMMKTGESGLTVFRLLTKDNHWKWVQANARLVYKNGKPEYIVVTQRPLVDEEGGEYLRKRSMHLPFTFATGEALLYQSAHPLPGLPDLFQSKGKPSKFKKPSCSHVGRSQKNGIDPQSLLGKAVYTSHPAPTQDPSFSSTFQLGLVSLPSAGGDAWSMGRDPVSSRGNGLQEKLLENPLLATMDSLSVKRDESCSNKLFSALEGLGLNAEDLELLLLDEKMVMVSMDRDQSPSLNSLASNQILSYVPSCPVDEHEGEQQVCPLPGMPSSPQGGTAPCHTENKDSKCHLAQHAGQPSTALGQPPIPLWGQPIGAVPGLLPELAEQEELSSGSQWGLVGEETVLHFFQPAQGAPWDRAPSSALEAPCPQEPSGAQQLQGDFPAVQPSQEDTHQSFSLSSLCQGCVAPPGQRKHHHLLMNGRCGTSPNSSPHPSPWQDYVCPLLGSPARPGIYGLSQDLLSQPQGCLGPGPGLPPQHFNLNGLCSMEAVGTGDSWEEMSSYPRCSPPSYQLIPEKPLSPLPFVPQHPFPSSAAGQFGSIGSPLETSYGGHTSALSQEGRHKPHSTCGLPSSPMGLPQDCPVLGGSLALPCQPQLPDPPHASRGYFCL; encoded by the exons TTGCTCTGAAGAATCCTGCTGACAAAGAagcccagagggacagagcCTGTGGCACCGGACCAGCTCCAGGCTTGGCAGCAGTTCCAGAGggtgagctgctcctgcag GCTCTCAATGGCTTCGTGCTGGTGGTGACATCAGAAGGGCTGATATTTTACTCCTCACATACAATCCAGGATTATCTAGGATTTCATCAG GCCGATGTCATGCACCAGAGTGTCTTTGAGCTCATCCACACCGAGGACCATCCGGAGTTCAGACGCAACCTCCACTGGGCCCTGGACCCACCACACACTCCTGAGGGTGAGCCTTCTCCAGCAG TGGGGAAGGGTCTTGACTCTTCTGCTGTCATCTACAAACCAGATCAGCTGCCCCCAGAAAACTCCTCCTTCCTGGAGAGGAGCTTTGTGTGCCGCTTTCGCTGCCTCCTGGATAATTCCTCTGGCTTCCTG GCTTTAAACCTTCAAGGCAGGTTGAAATTCCTTCATGGGCGAAACAAAAGATCTGAAGATGGCTCTGTACTGCCCCCCCAGCTCGCTCTGTTCGCCATCTCCACGCCTCTGCAGCCCCCGTCCATCCTGCAGATCCGAACCAAGAGCATGATCTTCAGGACCAAGCACAAGCTGGACTTCACCCCCTTGGCATGTGATCCCAA GGGAAAGATCATCCTGGGCTACACTGAGGCAGAGCTGCGGATGTGTGGCTCCGGCTACCAGTTTGTCCACGCTGCTGACACGCTGTACTGTGCCGAGAACCACGTCAGGA TGATGAAGACGGGGGAGAGCGGCCTGACGGTGTTCCGGCTGCTGACCAAGGACAACCACTGGAAGTGGGTGCAGGCCAACGCACGGCTCGTCTACAAGAACGGCAAACCCGAGTACATTGTGGTCACACAGAGACCCCTCGT AGATGAAGAAGGAGGAGAGTACCTTCGGAAGCGGTCCATGCATCTTCCCTTTACCTTTGCTACAGGAGAGGCGCTTCTATACCAAAGTGCTCACCCTCTCCCAGGCTTACCTGACCTTTTCCAGAGTAAAGGGAAACCCAGCAAGTTCAAGAAGCCCTCCTGCAGCCATGTAGGGCGCTCCCAGAAGAATGGCATTGACCCCCAGTCTCTGCTCGGCAAGGCGGTGTACACCTCGCACCCAGCTCCCACTCAGGACCCTTCCTTCAGCAGCACTTTCCAGCTTGGGCTTGTGTCCTTGCCAAGTGCAGGAGGGGATGCTTGGAGTATGGGCAGAGATCCAGTTTCTTCAAGGGGCAACGGCCTCcaagagaagctgctggagaacCCTCTCTTGGCCACCATGGACTCACTCTCAGTTAAGAGAGATGAGAGCTGTTCCAACAAGCTCTTCAGTGCTTTGGAGGGTCTGGGCTTGAATGCTGAGGAcctggagctcctgctgctggatgagaAAATGGTGATGGTCAGTATGGACCGAGACCAGTCCCCATCTCTAAACAGCCTGGCTAGCAACCAGATTCTCTCCTACGTTCCCAGCTGTCCAGTGGATGAGCATGAGGGAGAACAGCAGGTGTGTCCCCTGCCAGGCATGCCCTCCAGCCCACAGGGAGGCACTGCTCCATGCCACACGGAGAACAAGGACTCAAAGTGCCACCTGGCACAGCATGCAGggcagcccagcactgccctgggccagCCCCCCATCCCTCTGTGGGGGCAGCCCATcggtgctgtgccagggctgctcccagagctggctgagcaggaagagctctccagtggctcccagtggGGACTAGTTGGGGAGGAGACTGTACTCCACTTcttccagccagcacagggcGCCCCCTGGGACAGGgcccccagctcagccctggaaGCCCCCTGCCCACAGGAGCCATCTGgggcccagcagctgcagggagactTCCCAGCTGTGCAGCCCTCCCAAGAGGATACCCACCAGTCCTTCTCCCTGTCCAGCCTGTGCCAAGGTTGTGTGGCACCACCAGGCCAGCGGAAACATCATCACTTGCTGATGAATGGGAGGTGTGGCACCAGCCCCAACTCCTCTCCACACCCCAGTCCATGGCAGGACTATGTTTGCCCCCTCCTGGGGTCTCCAGCTCGGCCTGGCATTTATGGCCTCAGCCAAGACttgctctcccagccccagggctgttTGGGCCCTGGGCCTGGCTTGCCTCCACAGCACTTTAACCTGAATGGATTATGCAGCATGGAAGCTGTGGGCACTGGGGACTCCTGGGAAGAGATGTCTTCATACCCCAGGTGTTCTCCCCCTTCCTACCAGCTTATTCCTGAGAAGCCGCTGAGCCCTCTTCCCTTTGTGCCCCAGCAccctttccccagctcagctgcagggcAGTTTGGGAGCATTGGCAGCCCTCTGGAGACTTCATATGGGGGACACACCTCTGCACTGAGCCAGGAGGGCAGGCACAAG ccccacagcacctGTGGTTTGCCCAGCTCTCCCATGGGACTGCCCCAAGACTGCCCAGTGCTGGGGGGAAGtctggcactgccctgccagcctcagCTGCCAGATCCCCCTCATGCTTCCAGGGGATACTTCTGTCTCTAG
- the LOC120755159 gene encoding aryl hydrocarbon receptor-like isoform X3 — translation MYAGRRRRKPVPRPTRPGPAEGGGGGSNPSKRHRERLNRELERLARLLPFPPDVAAGLDKLSVLRLSAGFLRARSFFDVALKNPADKEAQRDRACGTGPAPGLAAVPEGELLLQALNGFVLVVTSEGLIFYSSHTIQDYLGFHQADVMHQSVFELIHTEDHPEFRRNLHWALDPPHTPEGEPSPAVGKGLDSSAVIYKPDQLPPENSSFLERSFVCRFRCLLDNSSGFLLALFAISTPLQPPSILQIRTKSMIFRTKHKLDFTPLACDPKGKIILGYTEAELRMCGSGYQFVHAADTLYCAENHVRMMKTGESGLTVFRLLTKDNHWKWVQANARLVYKNGKPEYIVVTQRPLVDEEGGEYLRKRSMHLPFTFATGEALLYQSAHPLPGLPDLFQSKGKPSKFKKPSCSHVGRSQKNGIDPQSLLGKAVYTSHPAPTQDPSFSSTFQLGLVSLPSAGGDAWSMGRDPVSSRGNGLQEKLLENPLLATMDSLSVKRDESCSNKLFSALEGLGLNAEDLELLLLDEKMVMVSMDRDQSPSLNSLASNQILSYVPSCPVDEHEGEQQVCPLPGMPSSPQGGTAPCHTENKDSKCHLAQHAGQPSTALGQPPIPLWGQPIGAVPGLLPELAEQEELSSGSQWGLVGEETVLHFFQPAQGAPWDRAPSSALEAPCPQEPSGAQQLQGDFPAVQPSQEDTHQSFSLSSLCQGCVAPPGQRKHHHLLMNGRCGTSPNSSPHPSPWQDYVCPLLGSPARPGIYGLSQDLLSQPQGCLGPGPGLPPQHFNLNGLCSMEAVGTGDSWEEMSSYPRCSPPSYQLIPEKPLSPLPFVPQHPFPSSAAGQFGSIGSPLETSYGGHTSALSQEGRHKPHSTCGLPSSPMGLPQDCPVLGGSLALPCQPQLPDPPHASRGYFCL, via the exons TTGCTCTGAAGAATCCTGCTGACAAAGAagcccagagggacagagcCTGTGGCACCGGACCAGCTCCAGGCTTGGCAGCAGTTCCAGAGggtgagctgctcctgcag GCTCTCAATGGCTTCGTGCTGGTGGTGACATCAGAAGGGCTGATATTTTACTCCTCACATACAATCCAGGATTATCTAGGATTTCATCAG GCCGATGTCATGCACCAGAGTGTCTTTGAGCTCATCCACACCGAGGACCATCCGGAGTTCAGACGCAACCTCCACTGGGCCCTGGACCCACCACACACTCCTGAGGGTGAGCCTTCTCCAGCAG TGGGGAAGGGTCTTGACTCTTCTGCTGTCATCTACAAACCAGATCAGCTGCCCCCAGAAAACTCCTCCTTCCTGGAGAGGAGCTTTGTGTGCCGCTTTCGCTGCCTCCTGGATAATTCCTCTGGCTTCCTG CTCGCTCTGTTCGCCATCTCCACGCCTCTGCAGCCCCCGTCCATCCTGCAGATCCGAACCAAGAGCATGATCTTCAGGACCAAGCACAAGCTGGACTTCACCCCCTTGGCATGTGATCCCAA GGGAAAGATCATCCTGGGCTACACTGAGGCAGAGCTGCGGATGTGTGGCTCCGGCTACCAGTTTGTCCACGCTGCTGACACGCTGTACTGTGCCGAGAACCACGTCAGGA TGATGAAGACGGGGGAGAGCGGCCTGACGGTGTTCCGGCTGCTGACCAAGGACAACCACTGGAAGTGGGTGCAGGCCAACGCACGGCTCGTCTACAAGAACGGCAAACCCGAGTACATTGTGGTCACACAGAGACCCCTCGT AGATGAAGAAGGAGGAGAGTACCTTCGGAAGCGGTCCATGCATCTTCCCTTTACCTTTGCTACAGGAGAGGCGCTTCTATACCAAAGTGCTCACCCTCTCCCAGGCTTACCTGACCTTTTCCAGAGTAAAGGGAAACCCAGCAAGTTCAAGAAGCCCTCCTGCAGCCATGTAGGGCGCTCCCAGAAGAATGGCATTGACCCCCAGTCTCTGCTCGGCAAGGCGGTGTACACCTCGCACCCAGCTCCCACTCAGGACCCTTCCTTCAGCAGCACTTTCCAGCTTGGGCTTGTGTCCTTGCCAAGTGCAGGAGGGGATGCTTGGAGTATGGGCAGAGATCCAGTTTCTTCAAGGGGCAACGGCCTCcaagagaagctgctggagaacCCTCTCTTGGCCACCATGGACTCACTCTCAGTTAAGAGAGATGAGAGCTGTTCCAACAAGCTCTTCAGTGCTTTGGAGGGTCTGGGCTTGAATGCTGAGGAcctggagctcctgctgctggatgagaAAATGGTGATGGTCAGTATGGACCGAGACCAGTCCCCATCTCTAAACAGCCTGGCTAGCAACCAGATTCTCTCCTACGTTCCCAGCTGTCCAGTGGATGAGCATGAGGGAGAACAGCAGGTGTGTCCCCTGCCAGGCATGCCCTCCAGCCCACAGGGAGGCACTGCTCCATGCCACACGGAGAACAAGGACTCAAAGTGCCACCTGGCACAGCATGCAGggcagcccagcactgccctgggccagCCCCCCATCCCTCTGTGGGGGCAGCCCATcggtgctgtgccagggctgctcccagagctggctgagcaggaagagctctccagtggctcccagtggGGACTAGTTGGGGAGGAGACTGTACTCCACTTcttccagccagcacagggcGCCCCCTGGGACAGGgcccccagctcagccctggaaGCCCCCTGCCCACAGGAGCCATCTGgggcccagcagctgcagggagactTCCCAGCTGTGCAGCCCTCCCAAGAGGATACCCACCAGTCCTTCTCCCTGTCCAGCCTGTGCCAAGGTTGTGTGGCACCACCAGGCCAGCGGAAACATCATCACTTGCTGATGAATGGGAGGTGTGGCACCAGCCCCAACTCCTCTCCACACCCCAGTCCATGGCAGGACTATGTTTGCCCCCTCCTGGGGTCTCCAGCTCGGCCTGGCATTTATGGCCTCAGCCAAGACttgctctcccagccccagggctgttTGGGCCCTGGGCCTGGCTTGCCTCCACAGCACTTTAACCTGAATGGATTATGCAGCATGGAAGCTGTGGGCACTGGGGACTCCTGGGAAGAGATGTCTTCATACCCCAGGTGTTCTCCCCCTTCCTACCAGCTTATTCCTGAGAAGCCGCTGAGCCCTCTTCCCTTTGTGCCCCAGCAccctttccccagctcagctgcagggcAGTTTGGGAGCATTGGCAGCCCTCTGGAGACTTCATATGGGGGACACACCTCTGCACTGAGCCAGGAGGGCAGGCACAAG ccccacagcacctGTGGTTTGCCCAGCTCTCCCATGGGACTGCCCCAAGACTGCCCAGTGCTGGGGGGAAGtctggcactgccctgccagcctcagCTGCCAGATCCCCCTCATGCTTCCAGGGGATACTTCTGTCTCTAG